TCTGACAGACCCGTCATTTTAAAATGTCCAACAACATTATAGGAAGTTTTAACCAAACTAAAGATTCTAGAAGCAGagcatttctatatatatgttacagagacatgaaaatattgatgtacatgtattgccaAACAAAAGGCAAATTTAGAAAATCAACCAATTCTCAAAAGCCACTAAATATGACAATTTGTTAACCAAAAGGAAACTGGAAACAGAAAGAAATGAGAAGAAACTTTTGAAGATATTCAATAGAAGGAAATGTGAAGACTCATGTGAGAGACTATAACCACagagatattatcaaaataaaggACACTTATTTTAAGTATACAAGTAAGCAagtgtaaaccttgttatataggagttatatatctgatttatatgaatatgtCCTCTGCCCCAAACAATGGGAAGTAAAACAaccataacaataaaatgttaaaagtttaCCTACATGGAAACTAAACTGAATTTGTTAAGTTTCCCCTCTTTTTTAACTTCCAGATTTCTTGAACTGGATGAATTGGAGAAATGAGGTCAATGTGACTATACAATAACCTATTCCATTTTTCACCcactttcaaatatcatcagatgtttATAATGAGGTGTAGAACAATTGGAAATAAATATGAATGGCAATCTGTTACAATAAGATGCataggaaagaaaacaaaggggCACAACTCTTCAAGTTGGTGGAAATCCAACCCCTAACTTAGCAAATgatcatctgtctgtcatttgagaatgtgttcctaaacTAAAGCCAACAACTGTATGAGAGCTTGTCAGTGTCTAACTTCCGGTGGtggggcaagaggaaactctgAATACTCATTAGTCATTAATTAGTCTCATAAAAGATCTTTGACCTGTTAGAAGGTGAGGTTGCCAGATCTATTGATTAATAATGTAACTGTGGTCAGAGCGGCACAGCCATACCCAGtattgataacacaataaagcattctatacagtatatacatatttatttacagtatttataaggctattatatatacaaaatgcacacacactcacactcaCACTACACATAAGGATATATACAGTCTTTTTAAAAGTTCTGTCCTCTTCCTTTCCAATCAACTCCTCTGGTCCTCTGTCCTTATCACGTCACATGAGTAGCCAGCTATGAGTGTAGATGTAGATACTTCAGTATCTCAGAACACTTCAGTGTTAACGCAACAATCAGCTGATATCGGAATCATCATCACTGCCACATGGAAACcacacaggtatacatgtaggtcgAACTGTTGACCACTGACTTATATGAGTCAACTGTATCACCGGGAAACAAGGCTGGGTTATACCGCcactgactatcacatgtagATGACCCTGTCATGGTCAAAACTGTTACTGTGTTGGCTGGTCCATCTCACCCAGTTCCCTTGATAATCCACGGTAGAAAGCtggtaaatacagaaaataggACATAGTTTGTAGAAATCCGTAATATTCCAGGTAGTTTAAAAGTCTCTTCGCGTATACAAGAGCTagatatttatttcacttacGCGCTTCCATACATTTACACTCCTAACAAACTGGGGTTTCtagatatacaattatatataaattcatgataattaaataacattACTTAAATAGTACTATAATTACTGAATAATATAGCATACTTATGCGAATTACCAGTTAGGTAAACATGCGGGTCCACAGCgtacaataaataattacagtCTATCACCTATGGGCCTCCATACCTATAGAAAACGCATACGCTTACTTTACACTAAATACATGACAATAACTGGCCCGTATACAACTAATACATGACTGATATACAAATATCTTGCTTATACAGCTTATTGATACTATAGTTACcattataacatatagataaaacaataactaGTTATAGAAATTCAAACATACACGTAAACAACTCAGTCACGCACGAGTGGACCGCATCAACTATAAATGCTTGACCGGtctcctacaggtaaatactatAATCCAATCGGATAAATACATGGGCAATATAAACCAAAAAGGGGCAAACACTTACCACAGTCAGCTTTCTGTGCTTTCACTCATATgagacaaatataacaatgtctcCAATACCTCGAACGATCCTCCGTCCAGAGCGTGCCTTACCGATCGTCCGTCATCTCGTATCTCTCGCGCTTTATCGAAAATACTTACCTGACAGAGAGGTCCGACTTATAGGTAGGGCACCACTAAATACAAACcctacatacataccacatagaAACACCACAAAATACTTACCATAATTACCAATCTAGTTATGCGAGCGTGACACATCCTCCCGCTTCAGATGAAATTGCCacaatttcacaaaatatcCACCTCGCATAACATAAAGAATACCAACACTACGTATTCCAACTGGAATTCCTGTGATCTCCCCGGACCAACGACAGCAACGTCCCACTCTATATCCAATATAGGTTCCTACATCCGGCTGAGATAATCCGCTCCAACATTGTCACAACCCTTGATGGCCCGCACGCGAAACCTGTAAGGCTGCAACATCAAAGCCCATCTCATCAGCCTTCCGTTAGCTGTCCTCGTCCGGTTCAGATACGTCAATGGTTGGTGGTCTGTTTCCAAAACAAACTCCCGTCCATACAGGTACGGTTCAAACTTTTGTATGCCCCAAACGATAGCTAGGCACTCTCTCTCAATAATGGCGTAATTCTTCTCACGGGGAAGAAGCTTCCGGCTAGCGTATGCTACCGGCATCGGCTTGTCGTTCTCCTCTTGCAGCAGAATAGCCCCAATACCTGTATCGGATGCATCAGTCCTGAGAATAAACTCCTGTGTAAGATCCGGTAACTTCAGAACAGGACTGCTGGTCAACATCGTCTTCAAAGTTACAAATGCCTTCTCATGACTGTCGTTCCACTCAACCTTATTTGCGAGTCCTTTCTTGGTCAGGTCACTCAGAGGTATGGCTATTGCAGAGAAATTCGGTATGAATCTCCGATAAAAGCTCGCTAGTCCCAGAAACGATCGCActtgtttctttgtttctgGTTTTAGTGCCTCTTCTATAGCCTTGATCTTTTCCTGGTCTGGTCGAAGTCGCTTATCTCCAACTACATACCCCAGACAAGGTAGAGACATGAAACCAATCGAACACTTCGTAGGTCGTGCCGTCAACCTCGCCTTCCTCAACCGACCAAATAATTCCTTCAACACTTCCAGATGTTGTTCCCATGTTTCCGTAAAAATGAGAATGTCGTCGATGAAATTATCCAACCAGTCCATTCCCGCTAACAGTTTCCTCATAAGGCGGCTAAACGTCGCAGGTGCGTTAACTAATCCAAACGGCATTACCCGAAATTGGAACAGTCCTTGGGGAGTGCTGAATGCAGTCTTTGGTTTCGCATCTTCCGCCATAGGCACCTGCCAATATCCCTTAGACAGATCCAGCTTAGAGAAGTAACGCGCTCCTGCAAGCCGACCGAAGATGTTGTTTGTGTCTGGCATTGGTTCAGCATCGAACACTGTCACACGGTTTAGCCTCCTGAAGTCAATGCAGAATCTGATGCTGCCATCCTTCTTCTTCACCATTACAACAGGTGCGGCATAGGGTGATTCCGATGGCTCAATGATTTTCCATATCAATCATCTTCTTGACCTCATCCATTATGACTTCCTTGGTGCTGTATGGTAATGGATACTGCTTCACACGAACAGGTTCTGATGTTGTCGTATGAATGTCGTGTTGAGCTAAGTTGGTATGGCCAGGCATGTCCGTGAGTACATCTGTGTAAGAATGTAGTAGCTCGTTGACATCCTCCAGCTGTGATGACGTCAATTCCTCAGCTATGACGACATCATCCACTCCCTCTTTACCAGTCTTAGACGGAAGTGTCTCTAACTCAGGGTTTCCTTCATAATCGTCTTCGTCCTCATGAAGAACCGCTGTGGCTATACACCCAAGGATTCCGCTAACCTCTGAATCCGACCTTTTGACTTCTGGTTCTACATACTTCTTCAGAAGATTCACATGGAGTGTCTTAATCTTACCATCGCGATTTACTCGATAGTCCGACGGTCCAACTCTCTCAACTACTTGAAATGGTCCACGCCACTGCATTAGCAACTTATTGGCTTTGGTTGGCAACAACACCAATACCTTATCTCCTGCTTTCAGTTGTCTAACCTTCGATTTCCTGTTGAAGTACTTCTTCTGCTTCCCTTTGGCCATCTTTAAATGTTCCTTTGCCAACTGACACGTTTCCTCCAGTCTTTCCCTCAAATCCATCACATACTGATATGTAGATTTGACTTCTTCATCTGGCACATTCTTGGTCCACAATTCCTTCAAAACCATCATTGGTCCACGTACTGATCTTCCGTACAATAGTTCGAAAGGGGAAAACCCCAAGCTCTCCTGTGGAACTTCTCGGTAGGCAAATAACAATGCATTGATGAACTTGTCCCAGTCCTTTGGTCGTTCCGCACTCATCCTCCTAAGCATCTGCTTAAGCGTACCATTGAATCTCTCAACCAACCCATTGCACATGGGATGGTAAGGGGTCGTTGTCAATTGCTTCATTGACAGCAGCCGGGCAACTTCACGCATGACACCAGAAGTGAACTGCGCCCCTTGGTCCGAGAGCATCTCAGCTGGAACTCCAACCCTACTAAATATGTCAACCAACGCTTCTGCTACTTGCTCCGTCTCTATGCCACGTAGCGCTACAGCCTCTGGATATCTTGTCGCGTAGTCTACTACCGTCAAAATATATCTGTTTCCCCTATCTGTTGCTGGTTGAATTGGTCCAATCAAATCCACTGCAACCCTCTTGAATGGCGTATCAATCAGCGGCATGTTCCCCAGTGGCGCGACAGGAACCCTTCCCTTAGAAATAGTTCGCTGGCATATATCGCATGACCTGCAATACCTTGTCACATCTGCTTGGACGCCGGGCCAGAAGAATTCCGAGAGAACACGTGCTGTTGTCCTCTTGACTCCTTGATGTCCCGCCATGATGGATGCATGTGCAAGGTCCAACACTGCCTGTCGAAATTTCCTGGGAACTACTAACTGCCGAAACTCCTTACCATTGGCTATCTTTGGACTCCGAAATTTCCGGTAAAGCAAACCCTTATGGTAGAATATTACCGAAACTCCGCCATCTTGTCGTTCATGCTGGTCGTCTAACTTGGCCATATCCCTAAATCTTGACAAAGTAGGGTCCACCTTCTGTTCCTCCTTAATCTCGTCCATGGTCCCAATGTCAGTAACTTCCTTCACCTGTAGTGCACGATATCCATTCTGATTCCTTTTCTTCTGAGATCTCGTCTCTACAGCCTGTATTCCTTCCATTCTCGCTTTGCCAATCGTTGTCAGGATGGTTGGGGGGTCTCGCACCGTGtacattaccaattatcagGTCGTACAGGGGTGTCTCCAATACCCAGGCATCAGTTGTTCCTCTAAAATAGGGTGTGTCAATTTCTAACTCAGCCACAGGCACCTGTATCCTGGATCCATCTGCAAGCGAACACACTTGCTGCCGGTCAGAAATCCTAGAAGGGTCCACCAAATCCTTCCTCACGACAACACCGCTACAACCGCTATCCCTTAACACCGTAACAAAATGGTCGCCAACATATCCACTTGCTATCGGCATGCCTCTGTCTCCAGCCATCTTTATGTTGCATGACTCACTGAGAGTGGGAGGACTTCTATCAACTGAAGGAGATGATGCCTGTACCCGAGTACCTTCACTGCATCTTCTTTTACTTCTACTTCTAGTAGATCTTCTCCCTCGTCCTCTTGTTGACAAGTGTTTGCGTCTACCAATATCCTCCGAGCCAATCTCCCCTACTACAGCAGCAACGTTAGATGACTTCTTACCCCGACACTCGTACGACAAATGACCTGGTTTCCCACAAGAATAACACTTCCTCTCCCTTGATGGCAGTGACGACTTCCCACGAGAGTTGTCTCCTGTGTGTGGACTGTTGTTCTGTTGTGGTTTGCTATCAGCATGCTTGGTCGTCCTTGTAGTCATTAGGTTACTCCTACTACCCCTGGCATCAGCAAACTGGTCCGCGAGCTTGGCCGTCTCTTCCAACGTCTTCGGAATTCTTTCCTTCAAGAATAACGCCAGATCTCTCCCACaacaataaatgaattgatCTCTGATAACTAGATCCATTACGCCTTCATAGGTCTTTTGAGTCCCTGTCATCTCTACCCATCTCTCAAAGTAATTCTCCAGTCTCAAAGAGAACTGAGAAAAGGTCTCCCCGCTTTCTGGTCTTGCAGAATGAAATGCCTTCCTAAAACCTTCCTCTGTCTTCTCAAAGCGCCTGAGCAAAGCCTTCTTAAGCTCCTCATACGTAAGTGCCTGTTCCACTGGAAGTCGAGAAAAAACATCGAGTGCCTTCCCCTTCAGTAGAGCACTAAGATTTGCTCCCCAACTAGCCGAGTCCCACTTCTGAGCGGTCGCATATCTCTCGAAACGCTGCAAATAGGCATCCATGTTGTCTTTACCCTCTTCGAATGCGGGCAGCTTAGGACCCCGTAATGCTGTTCCATCTCGCACCGTTGGTTTTGACTGGGAAGCTTGCAATTCCATCTGCCTCTTATGTTCTTCAATCGCCCTCGCTTCGCTCTCTCTCTCTAGCTTTGCTTTTTCCATCAGCATCTCCTTCTGGAAAAGACGCTCCTTCTCTTTCTCTTCAAGCTCCTGTAGCCTTACCCTTCTGTCTTCTTCTCTTTCATGTCTGGCCTTGGCTTGTTCCTCAGATACAAACTGGCGTAATTCCTGACCCTGCAAACCAAGCTCCTTACCATACAAAATCAATTCCTCGCGTGTCGACATGATGTAAGCTATGTAAAACAAAGAgcatataacaaaacaatgaataattaTGACTAACACAATTACTTAGGTACTCACCCCAAATCCTCGAATACTTGTACAGGCCTTTTCCCCGTCTCAGAATACTGTTACTCACTTGCTCACCTATACCACTTTCCACACAGTATCCAGACTGCTGTGAAAGAAATGGGGAACCTAATCCTAGCTACATGTAACCTGTGGAAAACCTTTCCAGCATCTACTGACAGAATGTAAATCATGAAATCAACCGAGCAGACTAGCACCAGtcatcccaccgctgccaccaaattGTAACTGTGGTCAGAGCGGCACAGCCATACCCAGtattgataacacaataaagcattctatacagtatatacatatttatttacagtatttataaggctattatatatacaaaatgcacacacactcacactcaCACTACACATAAGGATATATACAGTCTTTTTAAAAGTTCTGTCCTCTTCCTTTCCAATCAACTCCTCTGGTCCTCTGTCCTTATCACGTCACATGAGTAGCCAGCTATGAGTGTAGATGTAGATACTTCAGTATCTCAGAACACTTCAGTGTTAACGCAACAATCAGCTGATATCGGAATCATCATCACTGCCACATGGAAACcacacaggtatacatgtaggtcgAACTGTTGACCACTGACTTATATGAGTCAACTGTATCACCGGGAAACAAGGCTGGGTTATACCGCcactgactatcacatgtagATGACCCTGTCATGGTCAAAACTGTTACTGTGTTGGCTGGTCCATCTCACCCAGTTCCCTTGATAATCCACGGTAGAAAGCtggtaaatacagaaaataggACATAGTTTGTAGAAATCCGTAATATTCCAGGTAGTTTAAAAGTCTCTTCGCGTATACAAGAGCTagatatttatttcacttacGCGCTTCCATACATTTACACTCCTAACAAACTGGGGTTTCtagatatacaattatatataaattcatgataattaaataacattACTTAAATATTACTATAATTACTGAATAATATAGCATACTTATGCGAATTACCAGTTAGGTAAACATGCGGGTCCACAGCgtacaataaataattacagtCTATCACCTATGGGCCTCCATACCTATAGAAAACGCATACGCTTACTTTACACTAAATACATGACAATAACTGGCCCGTATACAACTAATACATGACTGATATACAAATATCTTGCTTATACAGCTTATTGATACTATAGTTACcattataacatatagataaaacaataactaGTTATAGAAATTCAAACATACACGTAAACAACTCAGTCACGCACGAGTGGACCGCATCAACTATAAATGCTTGACCGGtctcctacaggtaaatactatAATCCAATCGGATAAATACATGGGCAATATAAACCAAAAAGGGGCAAACACTTACCACAGTCAGCTTTCTGTGCTTTCACTCATATgagacaaatataacaatgtctcCAATACCTCGAACGATCCTCCGTCCAGAGCGTGCCTTACCGATCGTCCGTCATCTCGTATCTCTCGCGCTTTATCGAAAATACTTACCTGACAGAGAGGTCCGACTTATAGGTAGCGCACCACTAAATACAAACcctacatacataccacatagaAACACCACAAAATACTTACCATAATTACCAATCTAGTTATGCGAGCGTGACAAATAAAATCTGACATTCTGTGTATTCAAATCAGACCAAAAGTAATGCGGTATATGTCAACAAGTATTTTTGGATTGATATACCAAATATGTCAATatgaatgttaaaaaaaatattttcttattactgcaaacacatacatgtatattctacaattatttcaattacagaTTTGGGAAATGAAGGAAAAAATTCTATATTCGAGTTGATTCaagaaatatataacagtattctaataaagtaatgtaataattgtgaaaatgacacagaaatatttcaacaaacaaTATGATGTGGAGCGCAATGGATTTTGAAAGCTAAATTCTTACTGTAGTCAAGTTGTCAAGAAtcatattcttttatatatctacatgattaaaaaaaagttgcggggatttataaaacaaaaccctacaaaaaaaaattatttatatatacacagataaACTGAATTTAAAACGATAGACAATCGATGCCggtaattgtgtaaaatgaCTTTAATTTTATATCTTCATAAAGTGTTTACACAGGCCATCACAACTGACTGAGAAAAACCCAATtccattctttttaaatttgttgttgACATTTCTCTGATCTTCAataaccaattttttttttaatttcac
This genomic stretch from Pecten maximus chromosome 13, xPecMax1.1, whole genome shotgun sequence harbors:
- the LOC117341363 gene encoding uncharacterized protein LOC117341363 — translated: MSTREELILYGKELGLQGQELRQFVSEEQAKARHEREEDRRVRLQELEEKEKERLFQKEMLMEKAKLERESEARAIEEHKRQMELQASQSKPTVRDGTALRGPKLPAFEEGKDNMDAYLQRFERYATAQKWDSASWGANLSALLKGKALDVFSRLPVEQALTYEELKKALLRRFEKTEEGFRKAFHSARPESGETFSQFSLRLENYFERWVEMTGTQKTYEGVMDLVIRDQFIYCCGRDLALFLKERIPKTLEETAKLADQFADARGSRSNLMTTRTTKHADSKPQQNNSPHTGDNSRGKSSLPSRERKCYSCGKPGHLSYECRGKKSSNVAAVVGEIGSEDIGRRKHLSTRGRGRRSTRSRSKRRCSEGTRVQASSPSVDRSPPTLSESCNIKMAGDRGMPIASGYVGDHFVTVLRDSGCSGVVVRKDLVDPSRISDRQQVCSLADGSRIQVPVAELEIDTPYFRGTTDAWVLETPLYDLIIGNVHGARPPNHPDNDWQSENGRNTGCRDEISEEKESEWISCTTGEGSY